A window of the bacterium genome harbors these coding sequences:
- a CDS encoding ROK family protein, with translation GAILGTGVGGGIVVERRVLVGCNAVGGEWGHNPLPWPADDERPGPPCYCGRAGCLETFLSGPALARDAGAATAEEVVPRAAAGDARAERALERYADRLARACAALINVLDPDVIVLGGGLSHLARLYVDVPRLWAPYVFSDRVDTRLLPPRHGAESGVRGAACLWPSDRD, from the coding sequence CGGCGCGATCCTCGGCACCGGCGTCGGCGGCGGGATCGTCGTCGAGCGGCGCGTGCTCGTCGGCTGCAACGCGGTCGGCGGCGAGTGGGGCCACAACCCGCTGCCCTGGCCGGCCGACGACGAGCGTCCCGGCCCGCCCTGCTACTGCGGCCGCGCCGGCTGCCTCGAGACGTTCCTCTCCGGGCCGGCGCTGGCGCGCGACGCGGGCGCGGCGACGGCGGAGGAGGTCGTGCCGCGCGCCGCGGCCGGCGACGCGCGGGCGGAGCGCGCGCTGGAGCGGTACGCCGACCGTCTGGCGCGCGCCTGCGCGGCGCTGATCAACGTGCTCGATCCGGACGTGATCGTGCTCGGCGGCGGGCTCTCGCACCTCGCGCGGCTCTACGTGGACGTGCCGCGCCTCTGGGCGCCCTACGTCTTCTCCGACCGCGTGGACACGCGCCTGCTGCCGCCGCGGCACGGCGCGGAGAGCGGCGTGCGCGGCGCCGCCTGCCTATGGCCTTCCGACCGCGACTGA